In a single window of the Bacillus clarus genome:
- a CDS encoding ABC transporter ATP-binding protein → MLEIKNLKFQYEENIPLLQNISFSAKPGDIIWLQGSNGCGKSTLLRIIAQLIEVDYELYYNQKKMGSKEEILTDLIYIPSEPYLFDYLTGEENAEFLQTLFDISESDFHKFFLEMTEEFKVKHVLQKFVQEYSLGMRHKLYWSAVFARNAPIILLDEPFSSLDKSSQEIAIRMLKQKAAEGAIIIFVSHLPEISDKLATRGLTLEDGTIINRF, encoded by the coding sequence ATGCTTGAGATAAAAAATTTAAAATTTCAATATGAAGAAAATATTCCATTGCTACAGAATATTTCATTTTCTGCAAAACCAGGAGATATTATCTGGCTCCAAGGATCTAATGGCTGTGGAAAAAGTACATTATTACGTATAATTGCGCAGCTGATTGAAGTTGATTATGAACTTTACTATAATCAAAAAAAAATGGGATCAAAAGAAGAAATACTAACAGATTTAATTTATATCCCTTCTGAGCCCTATCTTTTTGATTATTTAACTGGTGAAGAAAATGCAGAGTTTTTACAGACTTTATTTGACATCTCCGAAAGTGATTTTCATAAATTTTTCTTGGAAATGACAGAAGAATTTAAGGTGAAACATGTACTTCAAAAATTTGTACAAGAATATTCTTTAGGAATGCGGCACAAATTGTATTGGTCCGCAGTTTTTGCCCGTAACGCACCAATTATATTATTAGATGAACCATTTTCATCATTAGACAAGAGTTCTCAAGAAATCGCTATTAGAATGTTGAAACAAAAAGCGGCTGAAGGAGCAATTATAATATTCGTTTCTCACCTTCCTGAAATTAGTGATAAGCTGGCAACTAGAGGATTAACCTTAGAAGATGGAACCATAATTAATAGGTTTTAA
- a CDS encoding stage II sporulation protein M, translated as MPPNPPDYNWMHYFSHNMKQSLFSIIVGFITYGIGSFILLFMNGIVIGIVLAMTIQHNMVDTIFTAFLPHAIFELPAMMLVALVPFIIWNFIKKSIRNRKIQYTLIKAEVIPSVVLIVILLFIASIMESMFAI; from the coding sequence TTGCCACCCAATCCTCCAGATTATAATTGGATGCATTATTTCTCACACAACATGAAACAATCCTTATTTTCTATTATTGTAGGATTTATTACTTATGGGATTGGTAGCTTCATATTGTTATTTATGAATGGAATAGTAATAGGAATTGTACTAGCAATGACAATACAACATAACATGGTAGACACTATTTTTACAGCATTTTTACCACATGCTATTTTCGAATTACCAGCTATGATGCTAGTTGCCCTTGTACCATTTATAATTTGGAATTTTATAAAAAAAAGTATACGGAATCGTAAGATTCAATATACCTTAATTAAAGCTGAAGTCATTCCTTCAGTTGTATTAATAGTGATTTTATTATTTATAGCCTCAATTATGGAAAGTATGTTTGCCATTTAA